A section of the Pseudomonas sp. FP453 genome encodes:
- a CDS encoding bifunctional prephenate dehydrogenase/3-phosphoshikimate 1-carboxyvinyltransferase encodes MIGRLVVVGLGLIGGSFAKGLRESGLCGEVVGVDLDPQSRKLAVELGVVDRCEADLALACQGADVIQLAVPILAMEKLLALLAGMDLGQAILTDVGSAKGNVVRAAQLAFGGMPARFVPGHPIAGSEQSGVEASNAQLFRRHKVILTPLAQTDPAALAVVDRLWRELGADVEHMQVERHDEVLAATSHLPHLLAFGLVDSLAKRNENLEIFRYAAGGFRDFTRIAGSDPVMWHDIFLANREAVLRTLDTFRSDLDALRDAVDAGDGHQLLGVFTRARVAREHFSKILARRAYMETASDADELTFLASPGGCLSGRIRVPGDKSISHRSIMLGSLAEGVTEVEGFLEGEDALATLQAFRDMGVVIEGPHHGRVTIHGVGLHGLKAPPGPIYLGNSGTSMRLLSGLLAAQSFDSVLTGDASLSKRPMSRVAKPLREMGAVIETGPEGRPPLTIRGGQALKGLTYALPMASAQVKSCLLLAGLYAAGKTSVTEPAPTRDHTERMLRGFGYPVTVDGATASVESGHALTATRIEVPGDISSSAFFLVAASIAEGSDLLLEHVGINPTRTGVIDILRLMGADITLENPREVGGEPVADLRVRAAALRGIEIPEALVPLAIDEFPVLFVAAACAAGRTVLRGAEELRVKESDRIQVMADGLLALGVKCEPTPDGIIIDGGPMGGGEVHAHGDHRIAMAFSVASLRATAPIRIRDCSNVSTSFPNFLTLCAQVGIRVAQEAQL; translated from the coding sequence GTGATCGGTCGCCTGGTGGTGGTCGGTCTGGGGTTGATCGGCGGCTCCTTCGCCAAAGGCCTGCGTGAAAGCGGGTTGTGTGGCGAAGTGGTCGGTGTGGACCTGGACCCGCAGTCGCGCAAGTTGGCGGTTGAGCTCGGGGTAGTCGATCGCTGTGAGGCAGACCTGGCGCTTGCCTGCCAGGGCGCGGATGTGATCCAGCTGGCGGTGCCGATCCTGGCCATGGAGAAATTGCTGGCGCTGTTGGCCGGCATGGACCTGGGCCAGGCGATCCTGACGGACGTCGGCAGTGCCAAGGGCAATGTGGTGCGCGCGGCGCAACTGGCCTTTGGCGGCATGCCGGCGCGCTTTGTGCCCGGCCATCCGATTGCCGGCTCCGAGCAGAGCGGGGTGGAGGCGTCCAATGCGCAGCTGTTTCGCCGGCACAAGGTGATCCTCACGCCGCTTGCGCAAACCGATCCGGCGGCGCTGGCGGTAGTGGATCGTCTGTGGCGCGAGCTGGGGGCGGACGTCGAGCATATGCAGGTCGAGCGCCACGACGAAGTGCTGGCGGCGACCAGCCATTTGCCCCATCTGTTGGCATTTGGCTTGGTGGACTCCCTGGCCAAGCGCAACGAGAACCTCGAGATTTTCCGTTACGCCGCCGGCGGCTTCCGTGATTTCACGCGGATTGCCGGCAGTGATCCGGTGATGTGGCACGACATTTTCCTCGCCAACCGCGAAGCGGTGTTGCGTACCCTGGATACGTTCCGCAGTGACCTTGACGCCTTGCGCGATGCGGTCGATGCAGGTGATGGGCATCAGTTGCTGGGCGTGTTCACCCGGGCGCGGGTAGCGCGGGAGCATTTCAGCAAGATCCTGGCGCGCCGGGCCTACATGGAAACCGCGTCGGATGCCGATGAACTGACGTTCCTGGCTAGCCCGGGCGGCTGTTTGAGCGGGCGTATTCGTGTGCCGGGCGACAAGTCGATCTCCCATCGCTCGATCATGCTGGGGTCGTTGGCCGAGGGTGTGACGGAAGTCGAAGGTTTCCTCGAGGGCGAAGATGCCTTGGCGACCTTGCAGGCGTTTCGCGACATGGGCGTGGTAATTGAAGGGCCGCACCATGGGCGCGTGACCATCCACGGGGTGGGATTGCATGGCCTGAAAGCGCCGCCGGGGCCGATTTACCTGGGGAACTCCGGGACGTCCATGCGGCTGTTGTCCGGGCTGCTGGCGGCGCAAAGCTTCGACAGTGTGCTGACGGGCGACGCCTCTCTGTCCAAGCGTCCCATGAGTCGCGTGGCCAAGCCGCTGCGGGAAATGGGGGCGGTGATCGAGACCGGCCCTGAAGGGCGGCCGCCGCTGACTATTCGTGGCGGCCAGGCGCTGAAAGGGCTGACGTATGCGTTGCCGATGGCCAGCGCGCAGGTCAAGTCCTGCCTGTTGCTGGCCGGGCTGTACGCCGCCGGCAAGACTTCGGTGACCGAGCCGGCGCCGACCCGTGATCACACCGAGCGCATGTTGCGCGGCTTTGGTTATCCGGTGACGGTTGACGGGGCGACTGCGTCGGTCGAGTCCGGGCATGCGCTGACGGCAACCCGTATCGAGGTGCCGGGGGATATTTCCTCTTCGGCGTTTTTCCTGGTGGCTGCTTCGATTGCCGAAGGTTCCGACTTGTTGCTGGAGCATGTTGGCATCAATCCGACGCGTACCGGGGTGATCGACATCCTGCGCCTGATGGGGGCGGATATCACCTTGGAAAACCCGCGTGAAGTGGGCGGGGAACCTGTCGCTGATCTGCGTGTGCGCGCGGCAGCGCTGAGGGGTATCGAGATTCCCGAAGCGCTGGTGCCATTGGCGATCGATGAGTTCCCGGTGCTGTTTGTTGCGGCGGCTTGCGCGGCAGGGCGAACCGTTTTGCGCGGTGCCGAAGAGCTGCGCGTCAAAGAGTCTGACCGCATTCAGGTCATGGCCGATGGTCTGCTGGCGCTGGGAGTCAAGTGCGAACCGACCCCTGATGGGATTATTATCGACGGTGGTCCGATGGGGGGTGGTGAAGTCCATGCTCACGGTGATCATCGGATTGCCATGGCATTCAGTGTTGCTTCCCTGCGGGCGACAGCGCCGATTCGTATCCGTGACTGCTCCAATGTTTCTACATCTTTTCCGAACTTTCTTACACTGTGTGCCCAAGTCGGCATCCGTGTAGCCCAAGAGGCTCAATTGTGA
- the hisC gene encoding histidinol-phosphate transaminase produces the protein MSGNFLALAQPGVQQLSPYVPGKPVDELARELNLDPAKIVKLASNENPLGPSPKVLAAIREELAELTRYPDGNGFALKSLLAEKCRVELNQVTLGNGSNDILELVGRAYLAPGLNAVFSEHAFAVYPIVTQAVGADARVIPAKDWGHDLPAMLAAIDAQTRVVFIANPNNPTGTWFDAQALNDFLQDVPEHVLVVLDEAYIEYAEGSDLPDGLDFLAAYPNLLVSRTFSKAYGLASLRVGYGLSTAVVADVLNRVRQPFNVNSLALAAACAAVKDAEYLEEGRRINESGMLQLQAGFRELGLGWIPSKGNFICVDLGQVAAPVFQGLLAEGVIVRPVANYGMPNHLRITIGLPAENARFLEALAKVLARG, from the coding sequence ATGAGTGGCAACTTCCTCGCCCTGGCACAGCCGGGCGTGCAACAACTGTCGCCTTACGTTCCGGGCAAGCCTGTGGACGAGTTGGCGCGCGAGTTGAACCTGGACCCGGCGAAGATCGTCAAGCTGGCCAGTAACGAGAACCCGTTGGGCCCAAGTCCCAAGGTGTTGGCGGCGATTCGTGAAGAGCTGGCCGAGCTGACGCGTTATCCCGATGGCAACGGCTTTGCCCTGAAGTCGCTGCTGGCTGAAAAGTGCCGGGTCGAGCTGAATCAGGTGACGTTGGGCAACGGTTCCAACGACATTCTCGAGCTGGTCGGGCGTGCTTACCTGGCGCCGGGCCTCAACGCGGTGTTCAGCGAACACGCATTTGCCGTCTACCCGATCGTCACCCAGGCGGTGGGTGCCGATGCGCGGGTGATTCCGGCGAAGGACTGGGGCCACGATCTGCCGGCCATGCTGGCGGCCATCGATGCGCAGACCCGCGTGGTGTTTATCGCCAACCCGAACAACCCGACCGGGACCTGGTTCGATGCGCAGGCGTTGAACGATTTCCTGCAGGATGTGCCCGAGCACGTGCTGGTGGTTTTGGACGAAGCCTACATCGAGTACGCCGAAGGCAGCGACCTGCCGGATGGTTTGGACTTCCTGGCGGCCTACCCGAACCTGCTGGTATCGCGCACGTTCTCCAAGGCTTATGGCTTGGCGTCGTTGCGGGTTGGCTACGGTTTGTCCACGGCAGTGGTTGCGGATGTGCTGAACCGCGTACGCCAGCCGTTCAACGTCAACAGCCTCGCCCTGGCGGCGGCCTGTGCGGCGGTGAAGGATGCCGAGTACCTGGAAGAAGGACGCCGTATCAACGAAAGCGGCATGTTGCAACTGCAGGCAGGTTTCCGTGAGTTGGGCCTGGGCTGGATTCCGTCCAAGGGCAACTTCATCTGCGTCGATCTTGGCCAGGTGGCTGCCCCGGTGTTCCAGGGCCTGCTGGCTGAAGGGGTGATCGTGCGCCCGGTGGCCAACTACGGCATGCCGAACCACCTGCGTATCACCATTGGTTTGCCGGCCGAGAACGCCCGCTTCCTCGAGGCGCTGGCCAAGGTTCTGGCTCGTGGTTGA
- the serC gene encoding 3-phosphoserine/phosphohydroxythreonine transaminase produces the protein MSKRAYNFCAGPAALPEAVLQRAQGELLDWHGKGLSVMEMSHRSDEFVSIANKAEQDLRDLLDIPSDYKVLFLQGGASQQFAQIPLNLLPEDGTADYIDTGIWGQKAIEEASRYGNVNVAGTAKPYDYFAIPGQNEWKLSKDAAYVHYVQNETIGGLEFDWVPEVGDVPLVCDMSSDILSRPIDVSKYGMIYAGAQKNIGPSGILVNIIREDLLGRARSLCPTMLNYKVAADNGSMYNTPPAFAWYLSGLVFEWLKEQGGVAAMGKLNEEKKRTLYDFIDASGLYSNPINLTDRSWMNVPFRLADDRLDKPFLAGADERGLLNLKGHRSVGGMRASIYNAVDIHAINALVAYMAEFEKEHG, from the coding sequence GTGAGCAAGAGAGCCTATAACTTCTGTGCCGGTCCCGCGGCGCTTCCTGAAGCAGTCCTGCAGCGTGCGCAGGGTGAACTCCTCGACTGGCATGGCAAAGGCCTCTCTGTGATGGAAATGAGCCATCGCAGCGATGAATTCGTGTCCATTGCCAACAAGGCCGAGCAGGATCTGCGCGACTTGCTGGACATCCCATCAGACTACAAAGTGCTGTTCCTGCAAGGCGGCGCCAGCCAGCAGTTCGCGCAGATTCCACTGAACCTGCTGCCGGAAGACGGCACGGCTGACTATATCGACACCGGTATCTGGGGGCAGAAGGCCATTGAAGAGGCCTCGCGCTACGGCAACGTCAACGTCGCCGGTACCGCCAAGCCCTACGACTACTTCGCGATTCCCGGTCAGAACGAGTGGAAACTCTCGAAGGATGCGGCCTACGTCCATTACGTGCAGAACGAGACCATCGGCGGCCTGGAATTCGACTGGGTGCCGGAAGTCGGTGACGTTCCGCTGGTGTGCGACATGTCCTCGGACATCCTCTCGCGCCCGATCGATGTGTCCAAGTACGGCATGATCTACGCCGGCGCGCAGAAGAACATCGGCCCGAGCGGCATCCTGGTCAACATCATCCGCGAAGACCTTCTGGGTCGGGCCCGTTCGCTGTGCCCGACCATGCTCAACTACAAGGTCGCGGCTGACAACGGCTCGATGTACAACACCCCGCCGGCGTTCGCCTGGTACCTGTCCGGCCTGGTGTTCGAGTGGCTGAAAGAGCAGGGCGGTGTCGCCGCCATGGGCAAGCTCAACGAAGAGAAGAAGCGCACCCTGTACGACTTCATCGACGCCAGCGGCCTGTACAGCAACCCGATCAACCTGACCGATCGCTCGTGGATGAACGTGCCATTCCGCCTGGCTGATGACCGCCTGGACAAGCCATTCCTCGCCGGCGCCGACGAACGCGGCCTGCTGAACCTCAAGGGCCACCGTTCGGTCGGTGGCATGCGCGCCTCCATCTACAACGCTGTCGACATCCACGCGATCAATGCGCTGGTTGCCTACATGGCAGAGTTCGAAAAGGAACACGGCTAA
- the gyrA gene encoding DNA gyrase subunit A — protein sequence MGELAKEILPVNIEDELKQSYLDYAMSVIVGRALPDARDGLKPVHRRVLFAMSELGNDWNKPYKKSARVVGDVIGKYHPHGDTAVYDTIVRMAQPFSLRYLLVDGQGNFGSVDGDNAAAMRYTEVRMTKLAHELLADLHKETVDWVPNYDGTEMIPAVMPTRIPNLLVNGSSGIAVGMATNIPPHNLGEVIDGCLALIDNPELTVDELMQYIPGPDFPTAAIINGRAGIIEAYRTGRGRIYMRARSMIEDIDKVGGRQQIVITELPYQLNKARLIEKIAELVKEKKLEGITELRDESDKDGMRVVIELRRGEVPEVILNNLYAQTQLQSVFGINVVALIDGRPRILNLKDLLEAFVRHRREVVTRRTVFELRKARERGHILEGQAVALSNIDPVIALIKASPTPSEAKEALISTPWESSAVVAMVERAGADSCRPETLDPQYGLREGKYFLSPEQAQAILELRLHRLTGLEHEKLLAEYQEILNQIGELIRILSSAVRLMEVIREELEVIRAEYGDVRRTEILDARLDLTLGDMIPEEERVVTISHGGYAKTQPLAAYQAQRRGGKGKSATGVKDEDYIAHLLVANSHTTLLLFSSKGKVYWLKTYEIPEASRAARGRPLVNLLPLDSDEYITTMLPVEEYTEGHFIFMATAKGTVKKTPLESFSRQRSVGLIALELDEGDVLISAAITDGEREVMLFSDGGKVTRFKESDVRAMGRTARGVRGMRLPEGQKLISMLIPEEGSQILTASARGYGKRTAISEFPEYKRGGQGVIAMVSNDRNGRLVGAVQVLDGEEIMLISDQGTLVRTRVAEVSSLGRNTQGVTLIKLASDETLVGLERVQEPSEVEGEELEGEEFDGEVIATGDDSVDEPTLDAAADEEEPQE from the coding sequence ATGGGCGAACTGGCCAAAGAAATCCTCCCGGTCAATATCGAAGACGAGCTGAAACAGTCCTACCTCGACTACGCGATGAGCGTGATTGTCGGTCGGGCACTGCCTGATGCGCGCGATGGCTTGAAGCCCGTGCACCGGCGTGTGCTGTTCGCGATGAGCGAGCTGGGTAACGACTGGAACAAGCCGTACAAGAAATCTGCCCGTGTTGTCGGTGACGTGATCGGTAAGTATCACCCTCACGGCGACACTGCGGTGTACGACACCATCGTTCGGATGGCGCAGCCGTTTTCCCTGCGCTACCTGCTGGTAGACGGCCAGGGCAACTTCGGTTCGGTCGACGGCGACAACGCCGCGGCCATGCGATACACCGAAGTGCGCATGACCAAGCTGGCGCACGAGCTGCTGGCTGACCTGCACAAAGAAACCGTGGACTGGGTGCCGAACTACGACGGCACCGAAATGATCCCGGCTGTGATGCCAACCCGTATTCCCAACCTGCTGGTCAACGGTTCCAGCGGTATCGCCGTGGGCATGGCGACCAACATCCCGCCACACAACCTCGGTGAAGTCATCGACGGTTGCCTGGCCCTCATCGACAACCCTGAGCTGACCGTCGATGAGCTGATGCAATACATTCCCGGTCCGGACTTCCCGACCGCCGCGATCATCAACGGTCGCGCCGGCATCATCGAAGCCTACCGCACCGGTCGCGGCCGCATTTACATGCGCGCCCGCTCGATGATCGAAGACATCGACAAGGTCGGTGGCCGCCAACAGATCGTCATCACCGAACTGCCGTACCAGCTGAACAAGGCGCGCCTGATCGAGAAGATCGCCGAGCTGGTCAAAGAGAAGAAGCTGGAAGGCATCACCGAACTGCGCGACGAGTCCGACAAAGACGGCATGCGCGTGGTGATCGAGCTGCGTCGTGGCGAAGTGCCTGAGGTGATCCTCAACAACCTCTACGCCCAGACCCAGCTGCAAAGCGTGTTTGGTATCAACGTGGTTGCCCTGATCGACGGCCGCCCGCGCATCCTGAACCTCAAGGATCTGCTGGAAGCCTTCGTGCGTCACCGTCGCGAAGTGGTCACCCGTCGTACCGTGTTCGAACTGCGCAAGGCCCGCGAGCGCGGCCACATCCTGGAAGGCCAGGCGGTTGCGCTGTCGAACATCGACCCGGTGATCGCCCTGATCAAGGCCTCGCCAACCCCGTCGGAAGCCAAGGAAGCGCTGATCAGCACGCCTTGGGAATCCAGCGCCGTGGTCGCGATGGTTGAGCGTGCCGGTGCCGATTCGTGCCGTCCAGAGACCCTGGACCCACAATACGGCCTGCGCGAAGGCAAGTACTTCCTGTCGCCGGAACAGGCCCAGGCCATCCTGGAACTGCGCCTGCACCGCCTGACCGGCCTGGAGCACGAGAAGCTGCTGGCCGAGTACCAGGAGATCCTCAACCAGATCGGCGAGTTGATCCGCATCCTCAGCAGCGCTGTGCGCCTGATGGAAGTGATCCGCGAAGAACTGGAAGTGATCCGCGCCGAATACGGCGATGTGCGTCGCACCGAGATCCTCGATGCGCGCCTCGACCTGACCCTGGGTGACATGATCCCGGAAGAAGAGCGTGTGGTGACCATCTCCCACGGCGGCTATGCCAAGACCCAGCCGCTGGCGGCCTACCAGGCCCAGCGCCGTGGTGGTAAAGGTAAATCGGCTACTGGCGTGAAGGATGAGGACTACATCGCTCACCTGCTCGTGGCCAACAGCCACACCACGCTGCTGCTGTTCTCCAGCAAAGGCAAGGTGTACTGGCTCAAGACCTACGAGATCCCGGAAGCCTCCCGTGCCGCCCGTGGTCGTCCATTGGTCAACCTGCTGCCGCTGGACAGTGATGAATACATCACCACCATGCTGCCGGTCGAGGAATACACCGAAGGTCACTTCATCTTCATGGCGACTGCCAAAGGCACCGTCAAGAAGACCCCGCTGGAATCCTTCAGCCGCCAGCGCAGCGTGGGCCTGATCGCCCTGGAGCTGGACGAAGGTGACGTACTGATCTCCGCCGCCATCACCGATGGCGAGCGTGAAGTCATGTTGTTCTCCGACGGTGGCAAGGTGACACGCTTCAAGGAGTCCGACGTTCGCGCCATGGGCCGTACCGCCCGCGGTGTGCGCGGCATGCGCCTGCCAGAAGGGCAGAAGCTGATTTCGATGCTGATCCCGGAAGAAGGCAGCCAGATCCTCACCGCTTCGGCGCGTGGCTACGGCAAGCGTACCGCCATCAGCGAGTTCCCGGAGTACAAGCGTGGCGGCCAGGGCGTGATCGCCATGGTCAGCAACGACCGCAACGGCCGTCTGGTCGGCGCGGTCCAGGTGCTCGATGGCGAGGAAATCATGCTGATTTCCGACCAGGGCACCCTGGTACGTACCCGTGTGGCCGAAGTGTCGAGCCTGGGCCGTAACACCCAGGGCGTGACGCTGATCAAGCTGGCCAGCGACGAGACACTGGTGGGCCTGGAGCGAGTCCAGGAACCATCGGAAGTCGAAGGCGAGGAGCTGGAAGGTGAAGAGTTTGACGGCGAGGTGATCGCAACAGGCGATGACAGCGTCGACGAGCCAACCCTCGACGCTGCCGCAGACGAAGAAGAACCGCAGGAATAA
- the mtnA gene encoding S-methyl-5-thioribose-1-phosphate isomerase: MRDRLLAAEKVKAIDWRDGALYLLDQRALPSRESWVACSTVEAVAAAIRTMVVRGAPAIGISAAYGLVLAARERIAEGGDWQAAWEEDYALLAESRPTASNLFWALKRMRDRLDRLKKHADPLAVLEAEAIAIHESDREANLNMAQLGVELIRKHQGNAQAILTHGNAGALATGGVGTALGVIRAAFLEGMVEQVYANETRPWLQGSRLTAWELAGEGIPVTVNADSAGAHILKTKGVTWVIVGADCIAANGDVISKIGTYQLAVCAMHHGVRFMVVAPSSTVDLMMATGDDVALEERDPGELLEIVGQRLGVDAFNPVFDVTPADLIDVIVTEKGIVERPDVAKMAKLMCRKRLH, translated from the coding sequence ATGCGCGATCGACTGTTGGCTGCGGAGAAAGTGAAGGCCATCGATTGGCGTGATGGCGCGCTGTACCTGCTCGATCAGCGTGCCTTGCCGTCCCGGGAAAGCTGGGTGGCGTGCTCCACGGTCGAGGCCGTGGCCGCAGCGATTCGCACCATGGTCGTGCGCGGTGCGCCGGCGATCGGCATCAGTGCGGCCTATGGCCTGGTGCTCGCTGCCCGTGAACGGATCGCCGAGGGCGGTGACTGGCAGGCTGCGTGGGAAGAAGACTACGCATTGTTGGCTGAAAGCCGTCCGACCGCGTCGAACCTGTTCTGGGCTCTGAAACGCATGCGCGACCGTCTGGACCGGCTCAAGAAGCACGCTGATCCGTTAGCGGTGCTGGAGGCCGAAGCCATTGCGATCCATGAAAGTGATCGGGAAGCCAACTTGAACATGGCCCAGCTGGGCGTCGAGTTGATCCGCAAGCACCAGGGCAACGCCCAGGCGATCCTGACCCACGGTAATGCGGGCGCCCTGGCTACGGGCGGTGTCGGCACGGCCCTTGGGGTGATCCGCGCGGCCTTCCTGGAAGGCATGGTCGAGCAGGTCTACGCCAACGAAACCCGGCCCTGGCTGCAAGGCTCGCGGCTCACCGCATGGGAGCTGGCGGGCGAGGGCATCCCGGTGACGGTGAATGCCGACTCGGCGGGCGCGCATATCCTCAAGACCAAAGGCGTGACCTGGGTGATCGTCGGCGCCGATTGCATTGCGGCCAATGGCGATGTGATCAGCAAGATCGGCACCTACCAGCTTGCCGTCTGTGCCATGCACCATGGTGTGCGCTTTATGGTGGTGGCGCCGAGTTCGACCGTCGACTTGATGATGGCGACGGGCGATGACGTCGCGCTGGAAGAGCGTGATCCGGGCGAATTGCTGGAGATCGTCGGGCAGCGTTTGGGGGTGGATGCGTTCAATCCGGTGTTCGACGTGACGCCGGCGGACCTGATCGACGTGATCGTCACGGAAAAGGGCATTGTCGAGCGGCCGGATGTGGCCAAGATGGCCAAGTTGATGTGCCGTAAGCGTCTGCATTGA
- the pheA gene encoding prephenate dehydratase yields the protein MSEQELKALRVRIDSLDEKVLELISERARCAQEVARVKMASLAEGEVPVFYRPEREAQVLKRVMERNKGPLGNEEMARLFREIMSSCLALEQPLKVAYLGPEGTFTQAAAMKHFGHAVISKPMAAIDEVFREVAAGAVNFGVVPVENSTEGAVNHTLDSFLEHDMVICGEVELRIHHHLLVGENTKTDSISRIYSHAQSLAQCRKWLDAHYPNVERVAVSSNAEAAKRVKGEWNSAAIAGDMAAGLYGLTRLAEKIEDRPDNSTRFLMIGSQEVPPTGDDKTSIIVSMSNKPGALHELLVPFHDNGIDLTRIETRPSRSGKWTYVFFIDFIGHHRDPLVKGVLEKISQEAVALKVLGSYPKAVL from the coding sequence ATGTCTGAGCAAGAACTCAAGGCCCTGCGCGTACGCATTGACAGCCTGGACGAGAAGGTCCTGGAGCTGATCAGTGAGCGGGCGCGATGCGCCCAGGAAGTGGCGCGGGTGAAGATGGCGTCCCTGGCAGAAGGCGAAGTGCCGGTGTTCTACCGGCCTGAGCGTGAAGCCCAGGTGCTCAAGCGCGTGATGGAGCGCAACAAGGGGCCGCTGGGCAACGAAGAGATGGCGCGGTTGTTCCGTGAAATCATGTCCTCGTGCCTGGCCCTGGAGCAGCCGCTGAAAGTGGCCTACCTCGGCCCGGAAGGCACCTTCACCCAGGCGGCGGCCATGAAGCACTTCGGTCACGCGGTGATCAGCAAGCCCATGGCGGCGATCGACGAAGTGTTCCGTGAAGTGGCAGCCGGTGCGGTGAATTTTGGTGTGGTCCCGGTGGAAAACTCCACCGAGGGCGCGGTCAACCACACCCTGGACAGCTTCCTTGAGCACGACATGGTGATCTGCGGCGAAGTCGAGCTGCGTATCCACCACCACTTGCTGGTGGGCGAGAACACCAAGACCGACAGCATCAGCCGCATCTACTCCCACGCCCAGTCCCTGGCCCAGTGCCGCAAGTGGCTGGATGCGCACTACCCGAATGTCGAGCGCGTGGCGGTGTCCAGCAACGCCGAAGCGGCCAAGCGGGTCAAGGGTGAGTGGAACTCGGCGGCCATCGCCGGTGATATGGCGGCGGGCCTGTACGGCCTGACGCGCTTGGCTGAAAAGATCGAGGATCGTCCGGATAATTCCACGCGCTTCCTGATGATCGGCAGCCAGGAAGTGCCGCCGACCGGCGACGACAAGACCTCGATCATTGTCTCCATGAGCAACAAGCCCGGCGCGCTGCATGAGCTGCTGGTACCGTTCCATGACAACGGGATTGACCTGACGCGCATCGAGACTCGTCCTTCGCGCAGCGGTAAATGGACCTACGTGTTCTTTATCGACTTCATCGGCCATCACCGCGACCCGCTGGTCAAGGGTGTGCTGGAGAAAATCAGTCAGGAAGCGGTGGCACTCAAGGTGCTGGGCTCCTACCCGAAAGCGGTTTTGTGA
- a CDS encoding TRZ/ATZ family hydrolase: protein MTATAAPLDLVLLPTWLVPVEPAGVVLKEHGVGIRDGRIAFIGPRAAALKLAAKEVRELPGMLLSPGLVNAHGHAAMSLFSGLADDLPLMTWLEKHIWPAEAKWVDEAFVRDGTDLAIAEQLKGGITCFSDMYFYPKVASDCVHNSGMRAQIAIPILDFPIPGASSADEAIRQGVELFGDLKHHPRIKITFGPHAPYTVCDANLEKIRVIAEELDAAIHMHVHETAFEVQQAVEQTGERPLARLGRLGLLGPRFQAVHMTQISEDDLGLLVESNTSVIHCPESNLKLASGFCPVERLWQAGVNVAIGTDGAASNNDLDLLGETRTAAMLAKAVAGSATALDAHRALRMATLNGARAMGLESEIGSLEVGKAADMVAFDLSGLAQQPIYDPVSQLIYATGRDCVKHLWVAGKQLLDDRQLTRMDEQQLTATAIAWGKRISGHHE from the coding sequence ATGACCGCCACTGCCGCCCCGCTCGACTTGGTGTTGCTGCCCACCTGGCTGGTGCCCGTCGAACCTGCCGGCGTGGTGCTCAAGGAACATGGCGTGGGCATCCGTGACGGGCGCATCGCCTTTATCGGCCCACGGGCGGCGGCATTGAAGCTGGCAGCCAAAGAGGTCCGCGAGTTGCCGGGCATGCTGCTCAGCCCTGGCCTGGTCAACGCCCACGGGCATGCGGCGATGAGCCTGTTTAGCGGCCTGGCCGACGATTTGCCGCTGATGACCTGGCTGGAAAAACACATCTGGCCCGCCGAAGCCAAGTGGGTCGATGAGGCTTTCGTACGCGACGGCACCGACCTGGCCATCGCCGAGCAGCTCAAGGGCGGCATCACCTGCTTCTCGGACATGTACTTCTACCCCAAGGTCGCCAGTGACTGCGTGCACAACAGCGGCATGCGCGCGCAAATCGCGATTCCGATCCTCGACTTCCCGATTCCCGGCGCCAGCAGCGCCGACGAGGCCATCCGCCAGGGTGTCGAGCTGTTCGGCGACCTCAAGCACCACCCGCGCATCAAGATCACCTTCGGCCCCCACGCGCCCTACACCGTGTGCGATGCCAACCTGGAAAAAATCCGCGTGATCGCCGAAGAGCTCGACGCCGCGATCCACATGCACGTACACGAAACCGCCTTTGAAGTGCAGCAAGCCGTCGAGCAGACCGGCGAACGCCCGCTCGCGCGCCTGGGCCGCCTCGGGCTGTTGGGCCCGCGCTTCCAGGCCGTTCATATGACCCAAATCAGCGAGGACGACCTGGGTTTGCTGGTAGAAAGCAACACCAGCGTGATCCACTGCCCGGAATCCAACCTGAAACTGGCCAGCGGCTTCTGCCCGGTGGAGCGCCTGTGGCAGGCTGGCGTCAACGTGGCCATCGGCACCGATGGCGCCGCCAGCAACAATGACCTCGACCTGCTGGGCGAAACCCGCACGGCAGCGATGCTGGCCAAGGCCGTCGCCGGTTCGGCCACCGCTCTGGATGCGCACCGCGCCCTGCGCATGGCCACCCTCAATGGCGCGCGGGCCATGGGCCTGGAAAGCGAGATAGGCTCGCTGGAAGTCGGCAAGGCGGCGGATATGGTCGCCTTCGATCTGTCAGGGCTGGCGCAACAACCGATCTACGATCCGGTCTCACAGCTTATATATGCCACCGGACGGGATTGCGTGAAACACCTTTGGGTCGCCGGCAAGCAGTTGCTCGACGACCGGCAATTGACCCGCATGGATGAGCAACAGTTGACCGCCACGGCCATCGCCTGGGGCAAACGCATCAGCGGGCACCACGAATAA